In one Hyphomicrobium sp. 99 genomic region, the following are encoded:
- a CDS encoding TetR/AcrR family transcriptional regulator — protein sequence MSTAREKDLRSAVELVAVAEDSPASKSPRERILLAARELFYRHGVHAVGVETIAETALTNKMTLYRHFRSKDDLIVAYVQQLASEGDDVLHRILAENVDSPQKQVAAWVDYVEDVLTNKLERGCALANAAVELDAAHPARAVIEAYKQRKHDRLVGLFRAARYRNPDLLADEVFLLFEGARISIQCGGKGPALRVVGMLRGLLASRPQVPRD from the coding sequence ATGAGCACTGCGCGGGAGAAAGATTTGCGCAGCGCGGTCGAATTGGTAGCGGTCGCAGAGGATTCGCCTGCATCGAAGTCGCCACGGGAGCGAATTTTGCTCGCGGCCCGCGAGCTCTTTTATCGTCATGGCGTCCATGCTGTCGGCGTCGAGACGATCGCGGAGACCGCCCTCACCAATAAAATGACACTCTACCGGCACTTCAGATCGAAAGACGATCTGATCGTCGCCTACGTTCAACAACTCGCCAGCGAAGGCGATGACGTACTTCACCGCATCCTTGCAGAGAATGTCGATAGCCCTCAAAAGCAAGTCGCCGCCTGGGTCGACTACGTCGAAGACGTGTTGACGAACAAGCTCGAACGCGGTTGCGCGTTGGCAAATGCCGCAGTCGAACTCGATGCCGCGCATCCTGCCCGCGCTGTCATCGAAGCCTATAAACAGCGAAAGCACGACCGGCTCGTCGGGCTTTTCCGGGCTGCGCGTTATCGCAATCCCGACTTGCTCGCCGATGAAGTCTTTCTTCTTTTCGAAGGCGCACGCATCAGCATTCAATGCGGTGGAAAAGGTCCGGCGTTGCGCGTCGTCGGCATGCTGCGCGGACTCCTCGCATCTCGGCCGCAAGTGCCTAGGGACTAG
- a CDS encoding efflux RND transporter permease subunit, with amino-acid sequence MRISHFFIDRPIFAAVISIVLVIIGLVSVTRLPIAQYPEIAPPVVNVTGQYPGASAEVVAATVATPLEQQINGVEHMLFISSNSTNDGRFSISVTFDIGTNLDIAQVQVQNRVAIAQPRLPADVRNIGVTVAKASPDLMMVVHLLSPDNSRDTLFISNYASVNIVDALTRVQGVGSITVFGGRDYSMRVWLDPDRLQSLALTASDVVTALQGQNVQVAAGVLNQPPLEKPGAFQITVQTQGRLIDPNEFGNIVVKQTGNAVVRVKDVARVELAALDYGINSYLDKQAAVGLGIFQLPGSNAIDTAKNIKNAMAEMAKSFPPGLEYTIVYNPTDFIQQSVDAVVHTILEAVVLVVFVVLLFLQTWRAAIIPIVAIPVSLVGTFFLMQMFGFSLNNLSLFGLVLAIGIVVDDAIVVVENVERNMANGLSPREASYRTMEEVGTALIAIALVLSAVFVPSAFITGISGQFYRQFALTIAGATVISLIVSLTLSPALCAMLLKPHSAGHRHSPLTWPIRAFFKLFNWSFDRLSHGYGWLAGRAVRFSVLMLVLYAGLIAYGLNEFRKTPVGFIPDQDGGYLITITQLPPAASLARTNEVNKRVVELALTVPGVAHAVNIVGFSGATRVNASNAGAVFVTLKPFEERAKDPNQSAKVIQGTLLKKFSEIQEALVLVVAPPPVRGLGSSGGFRMMVEDRSGAGSAALQAAVNAMMGKAAQTTGVRQVYSLFETSTPQLYLDIDRVKAQMLGIRIPDVFTALQTYLGSIYVNDFNLLGRTFRVTAQSDADYRLTAKDALSIRVRNSEGDAVPLGSFTTVSDISGPSRVPRYNLYPAAELDGSAAPGFSQGQAIDIMQKLAAETLPPGFSYEWTDLAFQQIRAGNTAIFAFALGVAFVFLVLAAQFESLTLPLAVILIVPMSLIASISGVILRGMDNNILTQVGFIVLIGLAAKNAILIVEFAEQLEAQGRTRFEAATEAARLRMRPIIMTSLAFILGVVPLVWAVGAGAELRQALGTAVFSGMLGVTFFGLIFTPVFYVVCRWLSDLGRRRSQDPSHEPPLQAAE; translated from the coding sequence ATGCGTATTTCGCACTTCTTTATCGACCGCCCCATCTTTGCGGCCGTTATCTCCATCGTGCTCGTCATCATCGGCTTGGTATCCGTTACCCGCCTGCCGATCGCGCAGTATCCGGAAATCGCGCCGCCGGTGGTGAACGTCACGGGGCAGTACCCCGGTGCCAGCGCCGAAGTCGTCGCTGCGACGGTCGCAACACCGCTCGAGCAGCAGATCAACGGCGTCGAGCACATGCTCTTCATATCGTCGAACTCGACGAATGACGGCCGCTTCTCGATCTCGGTCACCTTCGATATCGGCACCAACCTCGATATCGCGCAGGTTCAGGTTCAGAACCGCGTGGCCATTGCGCAGCCGAGGCTGCCCGCAGACGTGCGCAATATCGGCGTCACGGTCGCGAAAGCATCGCCCGACCTCATGATGGTCGTGCATTTGCTGTCGCCCGACAACTCGCGCGACACGCTCTTCATTTCTAACTACGCGAGCGTGAACATCGTCGATGCGCTCACTCGCGTGCAGGGCGTCGGCTCGATCACCGTTTTCGGCGGCCGCGATTACTCGATGCGCGTCTGGCTGGATCCCGACCGCCTTCAATCGCTGGCGCTGACCGCAAGCGACGTCGTGACGGCGCTGCAGGGACAGAACGTCCAGGTGGCGGCCGGCGTGCTCAATCAGCCGCCGCTTGAAAAGCCCGGTGCGTTCCAGATTACAGTGCAGACCCAAGGGCGACTGATAGATCCGAACGAGTTCGGAAATATCGTCGTCAAGCAAACCGGCAACGCCGTCGTCCGCGTGAAGGACGTGGCGAGAGTCGAGCTGGCGGCTCTTGATTACGGCATCAACTCATACCTCGATAAGCAGGCCGCTGTCGGTCTCGGCATCTTCCAGCTGCCCGGTTCGAACGCCATCGACACCGCCAAGAATATCAAAAACGCCATGGCGGAGATGGCGAAGAGCTTCCCGCCGGGGCTCGAATATACCATCGTATACAACCCGACCGACTTCATTCAGCAGTCGGTCGACGCCGTTGTTCACACCATCCTCGAAGCCGTGGTTCTGGTGGTGTTCGTTGTTCTGCTCTTCCTGCAGACGTGGCGCGCGGCGATCATCCCGATCGTGGCGATCCCCGTTTCGCTCGTAGGCACTTTCTTTCTGATGCAGATGTTCGGCTTCTCGCTGAACAACTTGTCGCTCTTCGGCCTCGTGCTCGCGATCGGCATCGTCGTCGACGACGCGATCGTGGTCGTCGAGAACGTCGAACGCAACATGGCCAACGGCCTTAGTCCCAGAGAGGCCTCCTACCGAACCATGGAGGAGGTAGGTACGGCGCTCATCGCCATCGCGCTCGTTTTGAGTGCGGTGTTCGTTCCGTCGGCATTCATCACCGGCATTTCAGGGCAGTTTTATCGCCAGTTCGCGCTGACGATCGCCGGCGCGACGGTGATTTCGCTGATCGTCTCATTGACCCTGTCGCCTGCGCTTTGCGCCATGCTTCTGAAGCCGCATTCGGCCGGACATCGCCACAGTCCGCTGACGTGGCCCATCCGCGCCTTCTTCAAGCTGTTCAACTGGAGCTTCGATCGCCTTTCTCACGGCTATGGCTGGCTGGCTGGTCGTGCCGTCCGCTTTTCCGTACTGATGCTGGTGCTTTACGCGGGGCTCATTGCCTACGGCTTGAATGAATTCCGCAAAACCCCGGTCGGCTTCATTCCCGACCAGGACGGCGGCTACCTGATCACCATCACGCAGCTTCCCCCGGCGGCTTCGTTGGCTCGGACCAATGAAGTCAATAAGCGCGTCGTCGAACTTGCGCTCACCGTTCCCGGCGTCGCTCACGCCGTCAATATCGTCGGCTTCTCGGGAGCAACGCGCGTCAACGCCTCGAACGCAGGCGCGGTTTTTGTCACGCTGAAGCCATTCGAAGAGCGCGCCAAAGATCCGAACCAGTCGGCGAAGGTCATTCAAGGTACGCTGCTGAAGAAATTCTCCGAAATCCAGGAAGCGCTGGTGCTCGTTGTGGCGCCACCCCCGGTTCGCGGTCTTGGTAGCTCGGGCGGCTTCCGCATGATGGTCGAGGACCGATCGGGCGCTGGCTCGGCGGCATTGCAGGCGGCCGTCAACGCGATGATGGGCAAGGCGGCCCAGACGACGGGCGTTAGACAGGTGTACTCGCTCTTCGAAACGTCGACGCCTCAGCTCTATCTCGACATCGATCGCGTCAAGGCGCAGATGCTCGGCATCCGCATTCCGGACGTGTTCACTGCGCTACAAACATACCTCGGCTCGATCTACGTCAACGACTTCAACCTGCTCGGCCGGACCTTCCGTGTCACCGCGCAGTCCGACGCCGACTACCGCCTGACGGCGAAAGATGCGCTGAGCATTCGCGTGCGCAATTCAGAAGGCGATGCCGTTCCGCTTGGATCGTTCACGACCGTGAGCGACATTTCGGGACCGTCACGCGTTCCCCGCTACAATCTTTACCCGGCCGCCGAACTCGATGGTTCAGCTGCGCCAGGGTTCTCGCAGGGGCAGGCCATTGATATCATGCAGAAGCTGGCGGCCGAGACGCTCCCGCCCGGCTTCAGCTACGAATGGACGGATCTCGCCTTCCAGCAGATTCGCGCGGGCAACACGGCCATCTTCGCTTTCGCTCTGGGCGTCGCCTTCGTGTTCCTCGTCCTTGCCGCACAGTTCGAAAGCCTGACGCTGCCTTTGGCAGTCATTCTGATCGTCCCGATGAGTCTCATCGCGTCGATCAGTGGCGTCATCCTTCGGGGTATGGACAACAACATCCTGACCCAGGTCGGCTTCATTGTTCTCATAGGCCTCGCGGCAAAGAACGCCATTCTGATCGTCGAATTTGCGGAGCAACTCGAAGCTCAGGGACGCACCCGGTTCGAAGCCGCGACCGAAGCCGCACGACTCAGAATGCGGCCGATCATCATGACATCGCTCGCGTTTATTCTGGGCGTGGTGCCGCTGGTGTGGGCCGTCGGCGCCGGTGCCGAACTTCGGCAGGCGCTCGGAACAGCTGTCTTCTCAGGCATGCTTGGCGTGACGTTCTTCGGTCTGATCTTCACGCCGGTCTTCTATGTGGTCTGCCGCTGGCTGTCCGACCTCGGCCGCCGCAGATCGCAGGACCCATCTCACGAGCCGCCGCTCCAAGCTGCGGAATAG
- a CDS encoding tetratricopeptide repeat protein translates to MNRRDRRLALATSRSAPAPQRVANPEVMRDYQQAVEFLKNGRLAESEVAHRRVLARIPSHAPSLHHLGLIAYKRQETANAIEYIRQSVAAQPDYHEAWLNLAIMLGEMRRSEEAIAACRECLALQPRNSEVHTVLGNLLTVAENESEAMTAYIKSLELKPDQPSVLTRLGALMLKTGQTEAAAARCRLALDLDPSLEEARVLERRIAASSRPIASIVAEIESQSKSDDERAKRLDELAIYLRQDRRYDEAIELCRRAVTVKPNNADYHFNLALALEARGHLEDALASYQAGLAIDPDRAEAYTGVGGVLRALKMEAGAVQALEHAIKLDPTSPHAYYNLAITHKMCERYEEADAAFRKCLECAPEAFVNRFEYLNLLHFQCDWYGVDEEGRYCLENFRTKPMHIAPFPLISLWSTREDQLNAARNYIKPIAVPPQLQFKTYQNSLGTGRRIRLGFLSCDFFEHATAMLFAEVLEKLDHGRFEIFGYCFSPDDGSSMRQRMLKAFEHVRKIGEMTSRDVAAAINADAIDVLVDLKGYTKDARPEILSYRPAPIQVNYLGYPGTMGADFIDYILADAVVAPMEHQPDYSEKIVHLPNTYQPNDRQRKISDEPVTRADCGLPENAFVFCSFNNSYKLNPTIFDVWMHLLKKVPGSVLWLLVPNETCANNLRREAAARGIDPSRLVFAKRMPIPKHLARQRLADLFLDALPCNAHTTTSDALWVGLPVLTCLGETFSGRVAASLLTAMGVPELITTDLDAYTALALELARDKDKLDRIRRKLVSMRDTAPIFDSTRYTRNLEASFEKMVEIMRAGEAPKAFAVVERESTPAPAQVATPKSQGPRAIYEACPLCENREISHEQEARITNHPSYNLILPTMLKWCRCTSCAHVFTEGYLTPEGHEIVYPAGKAEQKVGKDAENQRKLSAKIVGRVARHVPQGDWLDIGFGNASLLFTAAEWGFSPVGVDENAERVTKLKKFGYEAHRDLEALAAEDRFSVVSMIDVLDRTPYPAAMLGAVNRTMKRGGALFISSLNRDTIVWRALDATGTNPYWAELEHYHHFTRARLVQLLEAQGFAFAEYDIGDRHRSSMELIALKV, encoded by the coding sequence ATGAATCGAAGAGATCGACGGCTTGCCCTTGCGACGTCTCGGTCAGCACCAGCACCTCAGCGCGTAGCCAATCCCGAAGTCATGCGGGATTATCAGCAGGCAGTCGAGTTCCTCAAAAACGGCCGCTTGGCGGAATCGGAAGTCGCCCACCGTCGCGTTCTCGCGCGCATCCCATCTCACGCACCGAGCCTGCACCATCTGGGCCTTATCGCGTACAAGCGGCAGGAAACGGCCAACGCAATCGAATACATCAGGCAAAGCGTTGCGGCTCAGCCGGATTACCACGAAGCCTGGCTCAATCTCGCGATCATGCTAGGCGAGATGCGTCGTTCCGAAGAGGCGATCGCCGCCTGCCGCGAATGCCTTGCATTGCAGCCGCGAAACTCGGAAGTCCACACGGTCTTGGGCAACCTGCTGACTGTCGCCGAGAACGAATCCGAGGCGATGACGGCCTATATCAAGTCGCTCGAGCTGAAGCCGGATCAGCCGTCCGTCTTGACTCGCCTCGGCGCCTTGATGCTGAAGACCGGCCAGACCGAAGCGGCGGCCGCGCGCTGCCGCCTGGCGCTCGATCTCGACCCCAGTCTGGAGGAAGCCCGCGTCCTTGAACGCCGGATAGCGGCATCGTCCCGTCCCATCGCGTCAATCGTGGCTGAGATCGAGTCTCAATCGAAAAGCGACGATGAGCGCGCCAAGCGGCTGGATGAGCTGGCCATCTATCTTCGCCAGGACCGGCGCTACGACGAGGCGATAGAACTTTGCCGCCGCGCCGTCACAGTAAAACCGAATAACGCCGACTATCACTTCAACCTTGCCCTTGCACTTGAGGCCCGTGGCCATCTCGAGGATGCCCTCGCGAGTTACCAGGCCGGCCTCGCGATCGACCCGGACCGCGCCGAAGCGTACACCGGGGTCGGCGGGGTGCTCCGCGCCCTGAAGATGGAAGCGGGTGCCGTTCAGGCGCTCGAGCATGCGATCAAGCTCGACCCGACTTCTCCGCACGCGTATTACAATCTGGCGATCACGCACAAAATGTGTGAGCGGTACGAGGAGGCGGATGCCGCCTTCCGAAAATGCCTCGAATGTGCGCCGGAAGCATTCGTCAACCGGTTCGAGTATTTGAATCTCCTCCATTTTCAGTGTGATTGGTATGGCGTCGACGAAGAGGGGCGTTATTGCCTCGAAAACTTCCGAACGAAGCCGATGCATATCGCGCCGTTCCCGCTGATTTCTCTGTGGTCCACGCGAGAAGACCAATTGAACGCGGCCCGAAACTACATCAAGCCGATCGCCGTTCCGCCGCAGCTGCAGTTCAAGACCTATCAGAATAGTCTCGGGACCGGCCGGCGAATTCGGCTCGGCTTCCTCTCCTGCGATTTCTTCGAGCACGCGACCGCCATGCTGTTCGCCGAAGTCTTGGAAAAGCTGGACCACGGCCGCTTCGAGATCTTCGGATACTGCTTCAGCCCGGACGATGGCAGCTCGATGCGCCAGCGCATGCTGAAGGCATTTGAGCACGTCAGAAAAATTGGCGAGATGACGAGCCGTGATGTCGCCGCCGCGATCAATGCGGATGCGATCGATGTCCTCGTCGACCTCAAGGGATATACAAAAGACGCACGCCCGGAAATCCTCAGCTATCGCCCGGCGCCGATCCAAGTGAACTACCTGGGTTATCCTGGAACGATGGGAGCCGACTTCATCGATTACATTTTGGCGGATGCCGTGGTGGCGCCGATGGAGCACCAACCCGACTATTCCGAGAAAATCGTCCATCTTCCGAACACCTATCAGCCGAACGACCGGCAACGGAAAATCTCGGATGAACCCGTAACGCGCGCCGATTGCGGATTGCCGGAAAACGCCTTCGTATTCTGTTCGTTCAATAACAGCTACAAACTCAACCCGACGATTTTCGACGTCTGGATGCACCTTCTAAAAAAGGTGCCAGGGTCTGTGCTGTGGCTGCTCGTCCCGAACGAGACCTGCGCCAACAATTTGAGGCGAGAGGCGGCTGCGCGCGGAATCGATCCGAGCCGCCTCGTGTTTGCCAAACGCATGCCCATTCCAAAACATCTTGCGCGGCAGCGCCTCGCCGATCTTTTCTTGGATGCGCTTCCTTGCAACGCGCACACGACAACAAGCGACGCTCTTTGGGTAGGGCTTCCGGTTCTGACATGTCTCGGCGAAACGTTTTCCGGCCGGGTGGCGGCCAGTCTCCTGACCGCCATGGGCGTGCCGGAACTGATCACCACCGACCTCGATGCCTATACTGCTCTTGCGCTGGAACTCGCGCGGGACAAGGACAAGCTCGATCGGATCCGCCGTAAGCTCGTATCGATGAGAGACACCGCGCCGATATTCGACTCCACGCGCTACACACGCAACCTCGAAGCATCGTTTGAGAAGATGGTGGAAATCATGAGAGCCGGCGAAGCACCAAAAGCTTTTGCTGTCGTCGAGCGCGAAAGCACCCCGGCACCGGCGCAAGTTGCGACGCCGAAGAGCCAAGGTCCCCGGGCAATTTATGAAGCCTGCCCGCTCTGCGAAAACCGCGAGATATCGCACGAGCAAGAGGCACGGATAACCAATCACCCCTCCTACAACTTGATACTTCCCACGATGCTGAAGTGGTGTCGTTGCACATCGTGCGCGCACGTCTTCACCGAAGGTTATCTCACACCGGAAGGCCACGAGATCGTCTACCCGGCCGGGAAGGCTGAACAGAAAGTCGGGAAGGACGCTGAAAATCAGCGCAAGTTATCCGCGAAAATCGTGGGACGAGTGGCCCGGCACGTGCCGCAAGGCGACTGGCTCGACATCGGGTTTGGCAACGCTTCACTTCTTTTCACCGCAGCGGAGTGGGGTTTCTCTCCGGTCGGCGTCGATGAAAATGCCGAACGCGTCACGAAACTGAAAAAATTCGGATACGAGGCTCACCGCGATCTCGAGGCGCTCGCCGCCGAGGATCGTTTCAGTGTTGTCAGTATGATCGACGTCTTGGATCGCACGCCTTATCCCGCGGCGATGCTCGGTGCAGTCAATCGTACGATGAAGCGGGGAGGGGCGCTCTTCATTTCATCACTCAACCGCGACACCATCGTCTGGAGAGCGCTGGACGCGACGGGCACTAACCCGTATTGGGCCGAACTCGAGCACTATCATCATTTCACGCGTGCCCGGCTTGTACAGTTGCTCGAGGCTCAAGGCTTCGCATTCGCGGAGTACGACATTGGCGATCGCCACCGTAGCTCCATGGAACTCATCGCCTTGAAAGTCTGA
- a CDS encoding efflux RND transporter periplasmic adaptor subunit, whose protein sequence is MFERSASIAAILLALSVGLSACSEEKSAAQAAPPPAPQVTVAKPTKKVISDYDEYVGRFVALDFVEVRARVSGYLDKIHFTDGQLVKVGDPLFTIDRRPFQAAVDQAKASIAQAQANVAFAESDLERGESLVRGTTITQQSLDQRLQAKRVAEANLTAQEASSRQSALDLEFTELTAPIAGRIGDRRVSVGNLVTGGTSGNTTLLATIVSVDPIRFEFTMDEASYLRYLKAASSKGTDSSGRGVGMSAQLKLIDEKDFVHEGHIDFVDNAIDKSSGTIRGRAVFKNPDGRLTPGMFGRIRIIASEPAEALLVPDAAVGTEQVRKFVYAVDGDNVAKPKYVTLGPLVDGLRVITAGLSPDDTVIVNGLMRIRPGAKVTPQQASADATNPKDQSVRTN, encoded by the coding sequence GTGTTCGAGCGGTCCGCATCAATCGCTGCAATTTTGCTGGCTTTATCAGTGGGTCTTTCCGCATGCAGCGAAGAGAAATCCGCCGCTCAAGCTGCGCCGCCGCCAGCCCCGCAAGTCACCGTCGCGAAGCCGACGAAGAAAGTCATCTCAGACTACGACGAATACGTCGGACGGTTTGTTGCTCTCGACTTTGTTGAGGTGCGCGCCCGCGTTTCCGGGTACCTCGACAAGATCCACTTCACCGATGGCCAATTGGTCAAAGTCGGCGATCCGCTGTTTACGATTGACCGCCGTCCCTTCCAGGCAGCGGTGGACCAGGCGAAAGCGTCCATCGCTCAAGCGCAGGCCAACGTCGCCTTCGCGGAGTCTGATTTGGAGCGCGGCGAAAGTCTTGTTCGTGGCACCACGATCACCCAACAATCGCTTGATCAGCGCCTACAGGCGAAGCGCGTCGCCGAAGCCAATTTGACCGCCCAGGAGGCCTCATCCCGGCAGAGCGCGCTCGATTTGGAATTCACTGAACTTACCGCGCCGATAGCAGGCCGCATCGGCGATCGGCGTGTGTCGGTCGGAAACCTCGTCACGGGAGGGACTTCCGGAAACACGACACTGCTCGCGACGATCGTCTCGGTCGATCCGATCCGCTTCGAGTTCACGATGGATGAGGCTTCCTACCTTCGCTATCTCAAGGCAGCTTCATCGAAGGGGACCGACAGCTCAGGTCGAGGCGTCGGCATGTCCGCTCAGCTGAAGCTGATCGATGAAAAGGATTTCGTCCACGAAGGCCATATCGACTTCGTCGACAACGCCATCGACAAGTCCTCAGGCACGATCCGCGGCCGCGCCGTTTTCAAAAATCCCGACGGACGTCTCACGCCCGGCATGTTCGGCCGCATCAGAATTATCGCTTCCGAACCAGCTGAAGCGCTGCTTGTGCCGGACGCTGCAGTCGGTACCGAGCAGGTCAGAAAGTTCGTCTACGCCGTCGACGGCGACAACGTCGCGAAGCCGAAGTACGTCACGCTCGGGCCGTTGGTTGATGGTCTGCGCGTCATCACGGCCGGCCTCTCGCCCGACGACACCGTCATTGTGAACGGCCTGATGCGCATTAGACCCGGCGCGAAAGTCACGCCGCAGCAGGCATCTGCGGACGCTACCAATCCCAAGGACCAGTCAGTCCGGACCAACTGA
- a CDS encoding ABC transporter permease, whose product MRAINYRPDKTWRLALAFLPFALLLLTYVIASDIRLTENPNDKLLPSFAKMGEAIDAYALKPDPRTGGYLLWDDTSASLSRLIIGLTISTAFALVLGIVIGLLPVMGATLGPVVSVLSMVPPLALLPILFIVMGLGEASKITLIVVGTSLKLIRDIALRVGDIPREQLIKAQTLGASTPQIALRVVLPQILPRLIDSVRLEIGPAWLFLIAAEAIAADSGLGYRIFLVRRYLSMDVILPYVVWITLLAFVMDFALKLLQGKAFPWFAEARTA is encoded by the coding sequence ATGCGCGCTATCAATTACCGGCCGGACAAGACTTGGCGCCTTGCGCTCGCCTTCCTGCCTTTCGCGTTGCTCCTACTCACCTACGTCATCGCGTCCGATATCCGACTTACCGAAAATCCGAACGACAAGCTTCTTCCGTCGTTTGCCAAGATGGGCGAAGCGATCGACGCCTACGCACTGAAGCCCGATCCGCGCACGGGCGGTTATCTGCTGTGGGACGATACATCAGCGAGCCTTTCGCGCCTTATCATCGGCCTCACGATTTCGACGGCGTTTGCCCTCGTTCTCGGCATCGTTATCGGATTGCTGCCGGTCATGGGGGCGACACTCGGGCCCGTCGTGTCAGTGTTATCGATGGTGCCCCCGCTCGCGTTGCTTCCCATCCTCTTCATCGTCATGGGGCTTGGCGAAGCTTCGAAGATCACACTGATCGTCGTCGGCACGTCCCTCAAACTCATTCGCGACATTGCACTTCGGGTTGGAGACATTCCGCGCGAGCAGCTCATCAAAGCGCAAACGCTCGGCGCGTCGACGCCACAGATCGCGTTGCGTGTCGTGCTGCCGCAAATTCTGCCGCGACTGATCGATTCCGTGAGGCTCGAAATCGGTCCGGCATGGCTGTTTCTGATTGCCGCCGAGGCGATCGCTGCTGATTCCGGTCTCGGCTACCGCATCTTCCTCGTTCGCCGCTATCTCTCGATGGATGTCATCCTGCCTTATGTCGTGTGGATCACCCTGTTGGCCTTCGTGATGGATTTCGCCCTCAAGCTTCTCCAGGGCAAAGCGTTTCCCTGGTTTGCCGAAGCGAGGACAGCATGA
- a CDS encoding putative urea ABC transporter substrate-binding protein: MRYSVKQIVKAAIGLAAVTGFALSPAHAAEKKDFKVAWSIYVGWMPWGYAADSGIVKKWADKYGINIEVKQFNDYVESINQYTAGSFDAVTVTNMDALSIPAAGGVDTTAVIVGDFSNGNDAVILKNKDKLADIKGQKVNLVEFSVSHYLLARGLESIGLAEKDLKVVNTSDADMAAAYKTPDVTSVVTWKPIVSTILESPDAKKVFDSSQIPGEIIDLMVVNTGVLKDNPKFAKALVGIWYETLATLKDGTKSKEAMAKASGTDLKGFDEQLATTKLFADPKDAVAFATSKDLKTTTERVSKFLFEKSLLGKDAKSEGAIGVEFPDKSVFGEKSNVKFRYDATFMKEAADGKL, translated from the coding sequence ATGCGCTATTCCGTCAAGCAAATTGTGAAAGCTGCGATCGGCCTCGCGGCCGTGACAGGGTTCGCCCTGTCGCCTGCACACGCGGCCGAGAAGAAGGACTTCAAGGTTGCCTGGTCGATTTACGTCGGCTGGATGCCCTGGGGCTATGCTGCCGATTCCGGCATCGTGAAGAAGTGGGCCGACAAGTACGGCATCAACATCGAAGTCAAACAGTTCAACGACTACGTTGAATCCATCAACCAATATACAGCCGGTTCGTTCGATGCGGTGACCGTGACGAACATGGACGCCCTCTCCATTCCCGCAGCCGGCGGCGTCGACACAACGGCCGTGATCGTCGGCGACTTCTCGAACGGCAACGACGCCGTCATTCTGAAGAACAAAGACAAGCTTGCGGATATCAAGGGCCAGAAGGTCAACCTCGTCGAGTTCTCGGTATCGCACTACCTGCTCGCACGCGGTCTCGAAAGCATCGGCCTGGCGGAGAAGGATCTCAAAGTCGTCAATACGTCCGACGCCGATATGGCGGCGGCTTACAAGACCCCTGACGTCACGTCCGTCGTGACGTGGAAGCCGATCGTTTCGACGATCCTTGAATCTCCGGACGCCAAGAAGGTCTTCGACAGCTCGCAGATTCCGGGCGAGATCATCGACCTCATGGTCGTCAATACGGGCGTGCTCAAGGACAATCCGAAGTTCGCGAAGGCGCTCGTCGGCATCTGGTACGAGACGCTGGCGACGTTGAAGGACGGCACGAAGTCTAAGGAAGCAATGGCCAAGGCTTCCGGTACGGATCTCAAAGGCTTCGATGAACAGCTCGCGACGACGAAGCTCTTCGCCGATCCAAAGGACGCCGTAGCGTTTGCCACCAGCAAAGATCTGAAGACGACGACGGAACGCGTTTCGAAGTTCCTGTTCGAGAAATCGCTTCTCGGCAAAGACGCGAAATCCGAAGGCGCAATCGGCGTCGAGTTCCCGGACAAATCGGTCTTCGGCGAAAAATCCAACGTCAAGTTCCGATACGACGCGACGTTCATGAAAGAGGCGGCAGACGGAAAGCTCTGA